In one Nicotiana sylvestris chromosome 8, ASM39365v2, whole genome shotgun sequence genomic region, the following are encoded:
- the LOC138876054 gene encoding uncharacterized protein, which produces MGGELLTQTFRGRRVDLLWEFLTPPRILHPRVVHPRGRGRRGGPQQGGFEALADDVAADMGGGMHETDIPSYSLGIYDTPGTSQVTPSGQFLITGSDFQGVELGRYFPGPSTTDESRPIRDFDSGHRLSYGSSSHAQASCDVATDDYIQDPDTIMPSTGPDSITDTCHPVPHPAIRR; this is translated from the exons atggggggagagttgcttacgcagacttttcggggcaggagagtggatttattgtgggagtttttgactccTCCCCGCATTCTACATCCCCGTGTGGTACATCCacgtggtcgtgggcggagaggaggtccccagcaagggggctttgaggctcttgctgatgatgttgctgctgatatgggaggtggcatgcatgagaccgacataccgtcttacagccttggcatttatgacactccagggacgtcgcaggtgaccccatcgggtcaattcttgatcacgggctcggattttcaaggagtggagttgggtagatatttccctggcccgtctaccactgatgagtctcgaccgatccgagattttgatagtgggcaccgactgagttatggcagctcatcacatgcgcag gcttcatgcgatgttgcgacagatgactacattcaggatccagacacgattatg ccttctactggacctgacagcatcaccgatacatgtcatcctgtgccgcatccggccataaggagatga
- the LOC104215905 gene encoding uncharacterized protein, which translates to MSLSAAEDDSATEIHLPADINWEMLDKSKFFFLGAALFSGVSAALYPIVVLKTRQQVITTQIPCLKMAVSILRNEGFRGFYRGFGTSLTGTIPARALYMGALEMTKSNVGTATVQLGFSEASASTIANAAAGLSAAMAAQLVWTPIDVVSQRLMVQGNGNTSCCSALRLKNYNGGIDAFRKIIYSDGLRGLYRGFGISILTYAPSNAVWWGSYSVAHRVIWGCIGCYCCKKDENGYRPDGKSVVAVQGLSAAMASGVSALVTMPLDTVKTRLQVLDGEGNGQKSPTILQTVRNLVKEGGFAACYRGLGPRWASMSMSATTMITTYEFLKRLSTKNQESFA; encoded by the coding sequence ATGAGTTTGAGTGCGGCGGAGGATGATTCAGCAACGGAAATTCATCTTCCTGCCGACATAAATTGGGAAATGCTCGACAAATCTAAGTTTTTCTTCCTCGGAGCAGCGCTATTTTCGGGTGTCTCTGCAGCACTTTACCCGATTGTGGTGTTGAAGACGCGGCAGCAGGTGATAACTACCCAAATTCCTTGTCTAAAAATGGCAGTTTCCATTTTGAGGAATGAAGGATTCAGGGGTTTTTACAGAGGATTTGGTACTTCTCTTACTGGGACAATCCCTGCACGTGCCCTGTACATGGGGGCACTTGAAATGACCAAAAGTAATGTAGGAACTGCCACTGTTCAGCTGGGATTTTCCGAGGCGTCGGCCTCGACTATTGCTAATGCTGCTGCAGGGCTAAGTGCTGCTATGGCTGCTCAATTGGTTTGGACACCAATTGATGTTGTGAGTCAAAGATTAATGGTGCAAGGAAATGGGAATACTTCTTGTTGTAGTGCTCTTAGATTGAAGAATTACAATGGTGGAATCGACGCGTTTAGGAAGATAATTTATAGTGATGGATTGAGAGGATTGTATAGGGGATTTGGTATTTCAATACTGACTTATGCACCTTCAAATGCAGTTTGGTGGGGATCCTACTCTGTTGCACACAGAGTGATTTGGGGTTGTATTGGGTGCTATTGTTGCAAGAAAGATGAGAATGGTTATAGGCCAGATGGGAAATCAGTGGTGGCTGTTCAAGGGCTAAGTGCTGCAATGGCTAGTGGGGTGTCTGCATTAGTTACAATGCCACTTGACACTGTTAAGACAAGATTACAAGTCTTAGATGGAGAAGGGAATGGTCAGAAATCACCAACAATTTTACAGACAGTGAGGAATTTAGTTAAGGAAGGTGGATTTGCAGCATGTTACAGAGGATTAGGACCAAGGTGGGCATCAATGTCCATGTCTGCAACAACTATGATTACTACCTATGAGTTTCTCAAGCGGCTATCTACCAAGAATCAAGAGAGCTTTGCTTGA